In one window of Candidatus Poribacteria bacterium DNA:
- a CDS encoding glycerate kinase yields the protein MKIVIAPDSFKGSLTALQAAEAIEVGLRRVFPDAAIEKVPMADGGEGTVQSLVDATDGEILTAQVLDPLGNSIDAQYGVLGDRVTAVIEMAAASGLTLVPPDKRDPRITTTYGTGELIRAALAQGCRKLIIGIGGSATNDGGAGMAQALGARLLTASGEQIKPGGSSLATLSSIDLSELDSRIAETETVVACDVNNPLTGKQGASHVYGPQKGATPEMIEVLDANLTHFDKIVQRDLSKSVGNVAGAGAAGGLGAGLMAFLDASLKSGIEIVTEATQLSKRVAGADLVLTGEGQINFQTVFGKTPVGVAKVAKIHHIPVIAIAGSIADNSDGVYDAGIDAMIDIVPEPMALETAIENATTLIETAAERAGRMVATGIKIKLS from the coding sequence ATGAAAATCGTTATTGCCCCTGATTCGTTCAAAGGCAGCCTGACCGCATTGCAAGCAGCAGAAGCAATAGAAGTCGGTTTGCGCCGTGTGTTTCCTGATGCGGCTATTGAAAAAGTACCGATGGCAGATGGTGGTGAGGGCACGGTGCAATCTCTTGTCGATGCAACTGATGGAGAGATTTTAACTGCACAGGTGCTGGATCCGCTTGGCAACTCAATCGATGCCCAATATGGGGTGCTCGGCGATAGAGTCACAGCGGTTATCGAAATGGCGGCGGCATCTGGCTTAACACTTGTTCCTCCTGATAAACGCGACCCACGCATCACAACAACCTACGGCACAGGAGAGCTTATTCGAGCTGCCCTAGCGCAAGGATGTCGAAAATTGATCATTGGGATCGGTGGCAGTGCGACAAATGATGGCGGCGCAGGTATGGCACAAGCCCTTGGCGCAAGGCTACTCACAGCAAGTGGTGAGCAGATAAAACCGGGGGGCAGCTCTCTCGCGACACTCAGTTCAATCGACCTTTCCGAACTGGATTCGCGCATCGCTGAAACAGAAACTGTGGTCGCCTGTGATGTCAATAACCCACTCACAGGCAAACAAGGTGCCTCGCATGTCTATGGACCTCAAAAGGGCGCAACTCCTGAAATGATCGAGGTGCTGGATGCGAATTTAACACATTTTGACAAGATCGTGCAGCGAGACCTCAGTAAATCTGTGGGGAACGTCGCCGGGGCAGGTGCCGCCGGCGGATTAGGTGCAGGCTTAATGGCTTTTCTAGATGCATCGTTAAAATCGGGTATTGAAATCGTCACCGAGGCGACCCAATTGAGTAAGCGCGTCGCAGGTGCAGATCTTGTTCTTACTGGTGAAGGACAGATTAACTTTCAAACTGTTTTCGGCAAAACACCTGTTGGAGTTGCGAAGGTTGCAAAGATACATCACATCCCTGTGATTGCGATAGCCGGTAGTATCGCTGATAATTCTGATGGCGTCTATGATGCAGGAATTGATGCGATGATTGATATTGTCCCCGAACCGATGGCTCTGGAAACGGCGATTGAAAACGCAACAACACTCATCGAAACCGCAGCAGAACGTGCTGGGCGTATGGTCGCCACCGGCATAAAAATCAAACTCAGTTGA
- a CDS encoding ribonuclease H-like domain-containing protein, giving the protein MHIVDRNTEEDRRNIIYFDLETQKSAQEVGGWSYIDRMKLAIAATYSTADQQYTTFQEAGVAQLINQLTKADLVVGFNLKGFDYVVLRPYTPINLWQLPTFDMLEHVRRALGFRLSLDALARETLRESKSADGLQSLRWWKAGRVDLVAEYCRKDVEITKRLHEYACQHGHLLFRGRDGRVRRVNTTAW; this is encoded by the coding sequence ATGCACATTGTTGATAGAAATACAGAAGAAGATCGAAGAAACATCATCTATTTTGATTTGGAAACACAAAAATCCGCCCAAGAAGTTGGCGGTTGGTCATATATTGACCGGATGAAACTCGCTATCGCTGCGACATATAGTACCGCCGATCAGCAATACACAACTTTTCAAGAGGCGGGTGTTGCGCAACTGATAAATCAACTCACAAAAGCAGACCTCGTCGTTGGATTTAATCTTAAGGGTTTTGATTATGTTGTCCTTCGTCCATATACACCGATAAACTTGTGGCAGTTGCCAACTTTTGATATGTTGGAACACGTCAGACGTGCCCTGGGATTTCGCCTCAGTCTTGATGCGCTTGCGAGGGAGACGTTGAGAGAGTCCAAGTCAGCGGATGGGTTGCAGTCTCTGCGATGGTGGAAAGCGGGCAGGGTTGATCTGGTTGCGGAATACTGTCGCAAGGATGTCGAGATCACAAAGCGATTGCACGAGTATGCCTGTCAACATGGGCACCTGCTGTTTCGCGGACGGGATGGTAGAGTTCGGCGTGTGAATACAACGGCGTGGTGA